In the genome of Crassaminicella thermophila, the window AGAATGATAGAAGTTTGAGTATTGCCTATTTTTTTTATAGCATCAATTAAAATTTCTAGTTCTTCCATATTTTGAACCATAACCTTTAAGGTCATGCAATCACCACCAGTTATATGATGGCATTCAATGATGCTGCTTGTTTTCTCGGCAAAATCTAAGAAGCTTTTATACTTATCTCGATCTAGAGAGATATCTATAAAAGCTTGGATTTTTTTACCAAGTTTCTGTGGGTTTATTATGGCTTTATAGCCTGTAATGATGCCATTTTCTTCTAATCTTCTAACTCTTTCTGTTACGGCAGGAGAAGTTAATCCTACCAAATTTCCTAGATCTTTCATAGAGATACGACCATTTTTCTGTAATATCTCTAAAATTTTTAAATCAGTAGCATCCATTATTTTGCCCCCATTTAAAAAAATAAATAAAAAGCATATATTTAATTTTATTTTTTAAGCAATACTATTATAACACTTTTGTTAACAACTGTACACAAATT includes:
- a CDS encoding Lrp/AsnC family transcriptional regulator — protein: MDATDLKILEILQKNGRISMKDLGNLVGLTSPAVTERVRRLEENGIITGYKAIINPQKLGKKIQAFIDISLDRDKYKSFLDFAEKTSSIIECHHITGGDCMTLKVMVQNMEELEILIDAIKKIGNTQTSIILSTPIENKIIL